A part of Deltaproteobacteria bacterium genomic DNA contains:
- a CDS encoding YlxR family protein: protein MPLRTCLGCGQRAAQQGLIRLTARDDGRLEIDCRDRVGRGGYLHATPSCWQEFLRKKSHHRAFHMELSKHAKEALIQALQVRDRE, encoded by the coding sequence GTGCCGCTGCGCACTTGCTTGGGCTGCGGCCAGCGCGCCGCGCAGCAAGGCTTGATTCGCTTGACGGCGCGCGATGACGGGCGGCTTGAGATCGATTGTAGGGACCGCGTGGGACGCGGCGGTTACCTGCACGCAACGCCGTCCTGCTGGCAGGAGTTTTTGCGCAAGAAGAGTCACCACCGCGCGTTTCACATGGAGTTGAGCAAGCACGCCAAAGAAGCATTGATTCAGGCGTTACAGGTAAGGGACCGGGAGTAA
- the nusA gene encoding transcription termination/antitermination protein NusA, which yields MQQDLNRVIEQVSKEKGIDKSILISALENAMVSAAKKTFGHQRKIEAQFNPEIGEVELFEAKTVVDTVQDEATEITLGQARELLDPDAEVGDELLSKLDSSMFGRIAAQAAKQNIVQKVRDAEREIIYNEFKGRAGQLVNGIVQRFEKRNIIVNLGRTDAILPEKEQVPRERYRQGDRIRAYIVSVDNTSRGPQIILSRTHPGMLIQLFTQEVPEIYEAIVEVKGAAREPGGRAKIAVVSNDPDVDPVGACVGMKGTRVQAVVQELRGEKIDIVHWIPDQAEYVCRALAPAKVSKIIIDDEDHSMEVIVPDDQLSLAIGKKGQNVRLASRLTNWRIDVRSEAEAEEETRIARASIGAIPGIGDFAAELLFQEGFKSAEEVAASTLEEIMDVEGISPEKAASLHKSALEYIAEKQRKEAEEEAARAAAAEAASAAPAEAPAEEKP from the coding sequence ATGCAGCAAGATCTCAATCGCGTCATCGAACAGGTCAGTAAAGAAAAGGGCATCGATAAATCGATCCTCATCAGTGCCCTGGAAAACGCTATGGTCTCGGCGGCCAAAAAAACCTTCGGCCACCAGCGCAAGATTGAGGCGCAGTTCAATCCCGAAATCGGCGAGGTCGAGCTGTTCGAAGCCAAGACGGTGGTCGACACGGTGCAAGATGAGGCCACCGAGATCACGCTGGGCCAAGCGCGCGAGCTGCTCGACCCCGACGCCGAAGTCGGCGACGAGCTTTTGTCCAAGCTCGATTCGAGTATGTTTGGCCGTATCGCCGCTCAGGCGGCAAAGCAAAACATCGTGCAGAAAGTGCGCGACGCCGAGCGCGAGATTATTTACAACGAGTTTAAAGGCCGTGCCGGCCAATTGGTCAACGGCATCGTGCAGCGTTTCGAGAAGCGCAATATTATCGTCAACCTCGGCCGCACCGACGCGATCCTGCCGGAAAAAGAACAGGTGCCGCGTGAGCGCTACCGCCAGGGCGACCGCATTCGCGCGTACATCGTCAGCGTCGATAACACCAGCCGCGGGCCGCAGATCATTCTCTCGCGCACTCACCCCGGTATGTTGATTCAACTGTTTACCCAGGAAGTGCCGGAGATTTACGAAGCCATCGTCGAAGTCAAGGGCGCCGCGCGCGAGCCCGGCGGGCGGGCGAAAATCGCTGTGGTTTCCAATGACCCGGATGTCGATCCGGTGGGCGCCTGCGTCGGCATGAAGGGCACGCGCGTGCAGGCGGTGGTTCAGGAGCTGCGCGGTGAGAAGATCGATATCGTGCACTGGATTCCCGATCAGGCGGAATATGTCTGCCGTGCCTTGGCGCCGGCGAAGGTTTCAAAAATCATTATCGACGACGAAGACCACAGCATGGAAGTGATTGTGCCCGACGACCAGCTCTCTTTGGCGATCGGCAAGAAGGGGCAGAACGTGCGGCTGGCCTCGCGGTTGACCAACTGGCGCATCGACGTGCGCAGCGAAGCGGAAGCTGAGGAAGAGACGCGCATCGCGCGCGCGTCGATCGGCGCGATTCCCGGCATCGGCGATTTTGCCGCCGAGCTGCTCTTCCAAGAGGGCTTCAAATCGGCCGAGGAAGTGGCAGCCAGCACGTTGGAAGAAATTATGGATGTGGAGGGCATCAGCCCGGAGAAGGCGGCGTCACTGCATAAATCGGCGCTGGAATATATCGCTGAGAAGCAGCGTAAAGAAGCCGAAGAGGAGGCGGCGCGGGCCGCGGCGGCTGAAGCCGCGAGCGCGGCGCCGGCCGAAGCTCCGGCGGAGGAGAAGCCGTAA
- a CDS encoding ribosome maturation factor RimP, whose product MDATLTRIWELAASLAETEGMEIVDIEFHRDGRRSGRVLRLYLDKPGGANVDDLSRMSRLLSERLDEADCIEGAYTLEVSSPGINRPLRRPEHFSQFVGKRIRVRTRDMIDGRRSFLGILQEAGADKIKVMQDRVEHEIPFAQIEKSNYEHDWSA is encoded by the coding sequence ATGGACGCCACGCTCACCCGGATATGGGAACTGGCAGCTTCATTAGCCGAAACTGAAGGGATGGAGATCGTCGATATCGAGTTTCATCGCGACGGCAGGCGAAGCGGCCGGGTGTTGCGGCTCTATCTCGATAAGCCGGGCGGCGCCAACGTTGACGACTTGAGTCGGATGAGCCGGCTCTTGAGCGAGCGGCTCGATGAAGCTGATTGCATCGAAGGCGCCTACACCTTGGAAGTGTCCTCGCCGGGCATCAACCGACCACTGCGCCGTCCGGAGCATTTCTCGCAATTTGTCGGTAAGCGTATTCGCGTGCGCACACGCGACATGATCGACGGCCGCCGTTCGTTCCTCGGCATCTTGCAGGAAGCGGGGGCGGACAAGATCAAAGTCATGCAAGATCGAGTGGAGCACGAAATCCCCTTCGCGCAGATCGAAAAGTCAAATTATGAGCACGACTGGAGCGCCTAG